In a single window of the Nicotiana tomentosiformis chromosome 8, ASM39032v3, whole genome shotgun sequence genome:
- the LOC138897082 gene encoding uncharacterized protein: protein MKSLSINVPLVEALEQIPGYAKFMKDLVTKKRSTNFETIKVTHQVSATMHSIAPKLEDPDTFTIPCTIRSVEFAKALCVLRASINLMPYLVFNTLGIGQPKLTSMRLQMAYRTIKRPLGVIEDVLVRVDKFILPADVVILDCEVDYEVPIIQGRPFLAKGNALCDVEAGELTFWVGDEQVVFHVCKSMRQPNSNEVCSFEDLVMSRPKISP from the coding sequence atgaagagtctctcaatcaatgttccATTAGTCGAAGCGTTGGAACAAATACCCGGTTATGcgaagtttatgaaggatctcgtgacGAAGAAACGGTCaacgaattttgaaactatcaaagtcactcatcaagtgagtgcaactATGCATTCAAtagctcctaagttggaagatcccgatactttcacaattccttgtacaattagaagtgtcgagtttgctaaagctctttgtgttCTTAGGGCAAGTATTAATCTGATGCCCTATTTGGTTTTCAAtaccttgggaattgggcaaccaaaactcacctctatgagattgcaaatggcctaTAGGACCATaaagagacctttgggagtgattgaagatgtcttggttcgtgttgataaattcattcttccggcggatgttgtcattctagattgtgaagttgattatgaggtgcctattattcaaggaagacctttccttgctaagGGGAATGCTCTTtgtgatgtggaagccggagaactcaccttctgggtgggtgatgaacaagtggttttccatgtgtgtaaatccatgcggcaaccaaatagcaacgaagtgtgCTCTTTTGAGGACTtggtgatgtcacgacccaaaatctcaccatag